The Polaribacter sp. KT25b genome contains the following window.
TGGAGACGCTGCTCAAAATTTACCAATTATCAATAAAATGGCAGATTTAAACAGTAATATTAGTTTAAAATTGGTTTTGCGTGATGAAAATGAAGACTTAATAGATCTTTTTTTAACAAATGGCGGAAAAGCAATTCCTAAATTAATTATTTTAGACCAAGAGAATAATGTAATAAATACTTGGGGACCAAGACCAACTGTGGCAACAAAAATGGTTGCTGATTACAAAGCAAAACATGGCGCTTTAGATGCTGAATTTAAACAAGATTTACAAGTTTGGTACAATAAAGACAAAGGAAAAAGCACACAAGAAGATTTTATCAATTTGATAAAAAATAATTAAAATAAAGTTTTAAATATTACTTTTTTAAAACCGCAAATTTGAAATTCAAGTTTGCGGTTTTTCTTTCAGTATATTTGCAGTATAAAATGTAAATAATGTTTGTAGAGTACAATACAATTGCAGAAGACGCTAAAGTTTGGGTATATCCATCTAGTAGAAAATTTTATCCAACAGAAATTGAAGAAATTGAAGAAAAAATAAAAACTTTTACAGAAAACTGGAAAGCTGAAGACGAAAATTTTAAAGTTTCTTATCAGTTTTTACATAATAGATTTATTGTTTTTATTGCTGATGTTTCAGAAACTACAATTTCAAATACAGATATCGATGCTTCTGTATCTTTTATTTTAGAATTACAAGAAACGTATAAAGTAGAACTTTTAGACAAAATGAATATTTGTTTTAAACAAGGAGAATTTATACAATACAAAGAACTAAAAGATTTAAAAAAACTGATTAAAAACAAAGCGTTAACAGGAAAAACGATCATTTTTGACAATCTGATAAATAATAAAGAAGATTTTGAAAATTTTTGGCAAATTGCTCTTGAAGATAGTTGGTATAACAGGTATTTATAAATTTTTATGCTACAAGTAAACAACATTACTTTTGGATATTCTAAAAAGAAAATTGTTTTAAATAACTTCAATTTTACTTTGTATGAAGGAGAACATCTTTGTTTGATGGGCGAAAGTGGTTGTGGAAAATCTACCTTACTAAAAGCCATTTACGGTTTAATAGACCTACATGAAGGCTCAATTTTTTGGAAAGGAAACAAAGTTTTAGGACCTAAACATCATTTGGTTCCAGGAATGGATTTTTTTAAATATGTTGCGCAAGATTTCGATTTAATGCCTTACACTTCTGTGTCTGAAAATATTAAAAAATTCTTATCTCGCTTTTATCCAGAAGAAAGTGAAAAACGAACTCAAGAATTGCTTGATGTTATAGAAATGAAACCTTTTGAACATACTAAAGTTAAGAACCTTAGTGGTGGCCAACAACAAAGAGTTGCTATTGCAAGAGCATTAGCAAAAGAACCAGAATTATTATTGTTAGATGAACCTTTTGGTCAAATTGATAATTTTAAAAAAAACTCTTTAAGAAGAAAATTATTTCGTTATTTAAAAGAAAAAAATATTGCTTGCATTGTTGCTACTCACGATAAAAATGATGCACTTTCATTTGCTGATAAATTAATTGTTATCAGAAATAATAAAATTTTGGTAAATAATTCTCCTAAAGAAATCTATAAAAATCCAAAAGAAAAATATATTGCAGCTTTGTTTGATGATGTAAACGAAATTACCATCAATAATAAAGAATATTTATTATATCCTCATCAACTAAAAATTATTGAAAAATCTAACCTTAAAGCAGTTGTGCTAAACTCTTATTTTAAAGGTTCTTTTTGGCTAATTGAAGTAGAATTTGAGAATCAAGTTATCTTTTTAAAACATCCTCATTTTTTAGAAAAAAAGAATGAAATATCTCTTGATATTTTAAAAAAAGAAATCACCTAAATTTTAAAATTAAGGTGATTAATTATAGACTTTTTCATAAAAAAAATAAATTCTTAATCCCATGAAAAAGAAGGGAGGGGGAACAATTTTCATCTGTAAAATATCAGTAAACAAATCTAGGTGTAATTTACATGTAAAAAAGGTAGTTTTTAGACTTAAAACTGTAGAAATGGGAAAAATTAATTTATAAATTGCTTTCTAAACTCTTCTGGTGTAGATTTAGTATGCTTTTTAAAATACTTATATAAATTAGTTGGGTCCTTATACCCCACTTTAAAAGCAATTTCTTTTATAGAAAGATCATATTCTAAAAGTAATCTTTTAACTTTTATAATAACGGTCTCGTCTATAAATTCTTTAGCAGGTTTGTTTGCAATAAATCTTACTACTGTATTTAGTTTTTTGGTTGAAAAACCTAGATTAGTAGCATAATCATACACTTTTCTGGTTTTATAATAATCTTCTTCTAACATATTTTGAAACCTAATAAACTCTTTTAAATATTTACTTTGTGTAATATGATTGTGTTCTTTAGATTTTAACCTGTAAATTAATGTAATTAAAATATGTAAAAGACTCCTTATCAACTTAAAAGAATACATATCATTAATTTCTAAAACCTCTTTTTCTATACCTTTAACCAATTGAAAAATACCACCAAAATCTGCATCTATTAATTGCGTTTTAGGAGATACCAGCAACTCATTAAACATCTGTATTGCAGATGCTACTTCAATTTCATTTAAATAACTATTTAAAAACTCTTCTTTAAAACATAATAAAAAGCCTTCTCTTTCTTTGTTTAAATAGAATTTATGCATTTGATTTTTTCTAATTGCAAGTATAGTTCCTTTACTATATTCAAAATCTGTAAAATCAATTGAGTGTTTACCAAAACCTTTTGTAATAAAAATAAAGGCGTAAAAATTTACTTTATGGTTTATTGTTAATATTTCTTCTTCCTCGAACCTAACTAAATCTTGAAAATTTACAATATCAAAATTTGATTGTTCTAGTTTTAAGTAATTATGGGTTTTAAAAAAATTATTCGGCATCTAATTCTAGCAATTTTAGCTCCACAAAATAAAATTTATTAATTAATATTCCTAATTATTTTCTTTATTTTATTAAAAACCAACTCATTACCAAGTGTTTTTCCTAACAATAATTTACCAATTGGCGATGAAACTGAAACAGCAAAATACACTTTACCATTAACAGTTAATTGACCTGCAGAAATAGACAAAAAATAATTTACAGAATCTGTTTCGATAATGCTTCCTAAATGTGCAATAGTTGATTTTTTAGAAATATTTATTTTTGATAAAATTTCTTTCATTTCTTGAATTCCAGAAAGTTGCTGACTCGCTTTTTCCATTTCTAATTGCAACATTGCTCTACCGGTTTCGTGTTTATCACCAGCAGAACTTTTAGTTTCTGAATTCAATGCTTTTTGATTAGACGAAATAATTTCTGTTACAGTTTGTGCACGTTTATTCACAAATATTTCACACTGTTTAAAAAGTTCTTCTTTTATATTCATACTAAATCTGCTAAATCTTTACCAACAATACTACCAATTGCAATTCCCATTCCGCCTAAACGAACTCCACAAAAAACATTTTCTGATACTTGTTTTACAATTGCTTTTTTCTGCCCAGAAAAATTTTTAAAGCCAACACCCATAATTCCACTCCATCTATGTTCAATTTCAAAATTTGTATTTGGCAAAATAGTTTCTTTTAATATTTTTTCTAATTGATTTTGAATAATTGCTGTTTCGCCAAACTTTGTAGTTTCTTCGGATTTAAAGTCTAAATTTCTTCCACCTCCAAACAAAATTCTATGATCAATGTTTCTAAAATAATAATAGCCATTTTCTAGATGAAATGTTCCTTTTATATGTAAGTTTGTAATAGGTTTTGTAATTAAAACCTGTGCTCTTGCAGGTTTTACATTTATATTTAAAAGCTGATTTGCAAAACCATTTGTTGCAATAAAAAGCTTACTTGTTTTAAAGGTAATTTTATCTGTTTTAACTTCTACTTTATTTCCTAATTCTACAAAATTTTCAACCGAAATATTGTATAAAATTTTAACTCCTAATTTTTGAACTTTACCAATTAATGAAACCACCATTTTGCCAGTATTTATTTGACCTTCAAAAGAATTTACAAAATGGTTAGAAACCACTTTTTTAAACCCAAATTTATCAGGTACTACCAAAAAAACATCTTCTTTAAAAATTGGTTTTAAAAGCTGATTTATTTTTGTTTTTTTTGATACACATTCTTCAAAAAAAGACAGGTCTTTACAAAGTTCAAAACCTTTATTTTGCTGATAATCGATATTTTTATCGCCTAAATTTTTACGCAATAATTGTAATCCTTTCCAGCGTTTATCAACCAAATTAAAAACTTCTTCTTCTGAATGTGTATTTAAATCATCAATAATTTCTGATAAACTTCCAAAACACGCAAAACCAGCATTTTTTGTGCTTGCACCTTGTGGTAACATTCCTTTTTCGAGAATTAAGATTTTTGCCTTTGGATGTATTTTTTTTAATTCTAAAGCACAATTTAAACCTACAATTCCACTACCAACAATTGTAAAATCGATATTTGTAAACCATTCTTTCAATTCCCAATAACTATAGTTCATTATTTTTTTATGAATTAATTAGACCTTACCGTTTTTTAAAACCTGTAACGTCTTTTAAATCTTATTAAACTCAAATTGTAATTGCACCCAAACTGGTTCTTTTAGTATTGTATTTAAATTACCAAAAGACAAACCTAATAAACGCACAGAATTTACAATTTCATCTTGATATAGCAACTCTTTTACAACAGGAAAAAACTCACTTTTTTTCTGCATAAACTTCGCAGTTGTTTTGCTTCTTGTTTGTTGTGTAAAATCTGAATATTTAATTTTTAAGGTGATGGTTTTTCCTTTGGTATCGCTTTTTTTCATGCGTCTTTCCAATTCATCAGCAATCTTTTCTAATTTTTCTAGCATAAAAATTTCTGAAGAAATATTTTCCTCAAACGTTCTTTCTGCCGCAACAGATTTTCTAATTCTGTTAGGTTTTACCTTGCTATTATGAACGCCACGAACAATATTATAATAATGAACGCCAGATTTACCAAAGAGTTTTACCAATTCTTCTAAAGTTTTTTTCTTTAAATCATTCCCAATAAAAATACCCAAATTATACATTTTTGCTGCTGTAACTTTACCTACTCCGTAAAATTTATTGACCGGTAATTCTTCTAAAAACTGAAGAACTTCATTGGGATGCACTGTTTTTTGTCCGTTTGGTTTGTTAATATCCGAAGCAACTTTTGCAATAAATTTGTTTATAGAAATTCCTGCGGATGCTCTTAACCCAATTTCATCAAAAATGCGTTGTCTAATTTCTCTAGCAATATCATTAGCAGACGGATTTCCTTTTTTATTTTCTGTGACATCTAAATACGCTTCATCCAAAGATAGTGGTTCTACCAAATCTGTATAATCGAAAAAAATGGCTCTAATTTTTGCTGATATTTCTTTGTATCGCGCAAAATCGGTTTTTACAAAAATTAAATGTGGACATTTTTGTTTTGCTAAAACGCCACTCATGGCAGATTTTACTCCGAATTTTCGTGCTTCGTAACTTGCTGCAGAAATAACACCTCTTATTTCGTTTCCACCAACAGCAATTGCTTTTCCTACAAGTTCAGGATTGTCTAATTGCGCTACAGATGCATAAAAAGCATCCATATCTACATGAATTATTTTTCGAAAAGGAGGTTGTAATTCCATCTTCCGAAATTACAAAATGACACTCGAATTACATAACTTTTCGTCGTTTTGTAATTTTTTAAAAATCGTATAAAATCAAATGAAAAGAAAAATATTTATACCTAAGAATTCTATGCATCAAAAAATTATGTATATTTGATTTTTCAGAAAATAGCAATTACATATTTTTTAATTTGAATCGATAAAAAATTGACTTCTCGATACAATTTCGATGAAAAATCGAAATTACTCGAAGTGACAGTCAAATAGTTTAGGTTCAGTTTCAAAATTAAACACATAACCGATTACACATCAAAATATGGGAAATCAGAAATTATACAAAGGTTCTTTACAAACCATCATTTTAAAATTATTAGAAACGAATGATAAAATGTATGGTTACGAAATTACGCAAAAAGTTAAAGAATTAACCAAAGGCGAATTACAAATTACAGAAGGCGCTTTGTATCCTGCTTTGCACAAATTAGAAGCTGATGGTTTGCTAGATGTTGAAGTTGCAAAAGTGGGTAACAGACTTCGAAAATATTACAAATTAACAGAAAGCGGAACCAAAGAAACTGCCAATAAATTGGAAGAAATGCAAGAGTTTTTAAAAACAATGCAACATTTGGTGAATCCTAAATTTAGTTTGGAGTAATATGGAAAAGTCCTATGAAATAACAGAAAAACAGTTGGATTTCTTAGAAGGTTTTCTAAAAAGAAAATACCCAAGTATTACTGACGAAACTAAAATTGAATTAACAGATCATTTAATTTCTGACTTTGAAGCAACTACAGAAAACGGAAATTTATCTCAATATTTATCTAATGAATTAGAGTTTATAAGAAAGTTTGTATCTACTAGAGTTAAATTACTTGGAGTTAATTATAATAGAGATGTATGGCAAGAATATTTAAGTTATTATACAAGTATAAAAAAGGTACCAATTTCTATATTTACTTACTTTTTAATTTACTTTTTATCTGTAAACTTAAATAATAAGTTTGTTTGGTTGAGCTTTTTCTTTTCAGTTTTTGGAGTTTATGGTTATTCATTATTTGCACAAACAAGTAAAATCCCTATAGAAATAAGAAAACTTCCAGAATTGCAGTTGTTAGGTAAAGGAATTACAATGGGAATTCCTTATTTAATGTGCATGGTTATCTTTTTTCCTGATATTAAAACTGTACTATTAGAAAATAGTATTTTATTTTCATTTTACTGGTTTTTTGCATTTTCATTAAGTATTGCTGCTTTAATAGTAATGCATAAAAAGAAAAACATAATAACAGAAAAATACAAACACTTGTTAAACTAACGCTATGGAATTAACAAAAACACAAATACAACAAGTAGAAAGCTATCTTAAAAATAAAAGATTCGATTTTATTGATTTAAAAGTAGAAGTTTTAGATCATATGATTTCTGATATTGAAAGCTTAATCAGTAAAAATATCTCTTTCGAAAACGCTCTTAAAATGACCATTTTAAAATGGAATACTCATTTTAGGGAAACATCTAGTTTCTTTTTTGGGTTGATGTATTCAGATTCTAAAATTGTGGTAAAAAAAGCAGTAAAAATTTTTAAACCTTTTTACTTTTTGTATTTAGCGTCTTATATTTTACCTGTAATTATTTTGATGAATTTTTCATTTGTATTTTCTGAAACTTCCATAAATATAATTAACGGATTCTTAAACGGATTTACAATCACTTTTTTATGCTATTTGATTTTTATAATTGTAAAAGTGATCACATCCAAAGTAAAAACAACCTATCGTTTTATTTTAAAAACGCAATACTTAGGTATCATTTTTCTGATTATTCCTTTATTGACGGGAAATCATTTTGATGATGATAAAAAGTTAAATCCAGTTTTTACAGGTTTTCTTTTGGCCGGTTTTGCAGTAACGTATATCTGTCATTATTTCTATAAAAAGCACGAAGAAGCGATCAAAAAATATAAAATTTCATAATTATGGAATTATCAAAAGAACAACTTTTACAAATAGACAATTACATTTCTGCTTGTGGCATAAAATTTTATGATGTACGTGCAGAAATTGTAGATCATTTTGCAAATATCTTAGAGCAAAAACTGATTAAAAATCCTGATTTAGATTTTAAAAAAGAAATAGAAAATATCCATAGAAATTTTTCTGATAGAGGTTTTAGCAAATTACTAAAAGAGAAAACAAAATCTGTTCAGAAAAAGTTTTACAAACAGTCTTTAAAACATTTAATTACGTTTTTTAAACTTCCTAAAATTATTATTTCTGGCGCGTTGTTTTATACTTTATTTTTAATAATGAATTTATTTGAGGATAAAGAATTTTTTTTTCAGGTTTTAACTGGATTTGGTTTCTTATACATTTTTATTTTCTTCTTTAGTCTATTTATCAAAAAGAAAAAAAAGAAAGAGCTCTTTTTAGTTTTAGATATGAATACTAATTTTTTTAATATTATTAACAATACCGTTATTTGGTTAAACGTTATTACGTCTCTCAGAACTTCAGAAAGTTTTTTTAATCCGATACATAATATTATTCAATTAACTTTTTTTGTATTATTTATATTGTTTTTATGGTCTGCTTCTAATGTGTTTTATCAAAATAAAAAACAAGTAAAAGAACAATACCCAAATGTAATTGTGTAACTATGGAATTATCAAAAGAGCAAATACAATATATAGACCATCGTTTAGAAAATGATGGCGTAAAATACTGGGAAATTAGAATAGAAATGTTAGATCATATTGTTTCTGATGTTGAGAAAAACTTACAACCAGAAAACACAGATTATCAATTTAAAGAATTAGTGCAAAACGCATTTGTTACTTTAGGTTGGAAAGAAAATTTTAACGGAAGTAGTTTTCCAAATAACGATAAAGATACTTTCAAAAACGTAAATAACGAATACAGAAAAATGTATCTTCAAGGATTTATTAACTTTTTTAAAAAACCTTTAAACTTTTTTTTATTTACATTATTCTGTTTGATACTTTTTAGTTTATCAGAGTTTCTAAATTTAAAGACATTTAAAAGAGTTAGTATTGTTTTTTTTATTTTACCTTTAATTGGTAGTCTTTTTGAATTATTTAAAACAAGTAGAAATAAATACGGGAAATCAATTCATAGAGATTTTGGTGTAACTTATTTAACAATGTCTTTTCTGATATTTAATTTTATAATACAAAGTGTTACAAATGATAGTTTATTTGAAATGCCAATAGAGTATCATAAAACTATACTTCTTTTTACAATACCATTTCATTTAATACTATCTTTTTCTGGTTATCAGGTTTATAAAAAGTCAATTAGAGAACTTGAACAAATGCGTAAAGAATTACTATCATGAAACTAACCAAAGCACAAATAGAAGAACTTTACATTTTTACACGTAAACATTATGTAGAATATTATGATGTGCAAACAGAATTGGTAGATCATTTAGCTAATGATATAGAAAGCATTTGGGAAGAATATCCAAACTTATCTTTTGATGAAGCTCGTAATAAATCTTTCAAAAAATTTGGCATTTTTGGCTTTATGGATGTTGTAAATTCAAAAGAATCTCAAATGACCAAAAAGTATTTTAAACTCATTTTAAAGTTTACAAAACAATGGTTTCAATTGCCTAAAATTATATTAACAATAGTACTTTTTGTTGGGTTTTATCAA
Protein-coding sequences here:
- a CDS encoding thioredoxin family protein, with amino-acid sequence MKNTLEKSLKQSISYQEYRDLVTNLLAENKSTGPNQSEELTNYSLLNATRMKRLDKTIKISDETTKEIQQITTPQTWLLITEGWCGDAAQNLPIINKMADLNSNISLKLVLRDENEDLIDLFLTNGGKAIPKLIILDQENNVINTWGPRPTVATKMVADYKAKHGALDAEFKQDLQVWYNKDKGKSTQEDFINLIKNN
- a CDS encoding ABC transporter ATPase; amino-acid sequence: MFVEYNTIAEDAKVWVYPSSRKFYPTEIEEIEEKIKTFTENWKAEDENFKVSYQFLHNRFIVFIADVSETTISNTDIDASVSFILELQETYKVELLDKMNICFKQGEFIQYKELKDLKKLIKNKALTGKTIIFDNLINNKEDFENFWQIALEDSWYNRYL
- a CDS encoding ABC transporter ATP-binding protein — its product is MLQVNNITFGYSKKKIVLNNFNFTLYEGEHLCLMGESGCGKSTLLKAIYGLIDLHEGSIFWKGNKVLGPKHHLVPGMDFFKYVAQDFDLMPYTSVSENIKKFLSRFYPEESEKRTQELLDVIEMKPFEHTKVKNLSGGQQQRVAIARALAKEPELLLLDEPFGQIDNFKKNSLRRKLFRYLKEKNIACIVATHDKNDALSFADKLIVIRNNKILVNNSPKEIYKNPKEKYIAALFDDVNEITINNKEYLLYPHQLKIIEKSNLKAVVLNSYFKGSFWLIEVEFENQVIFLKHPHFLEKKNEISLDILKKEIT
- a CDS encoding helix-turn-helix transcriptional regulator; the protein is MPNNFFKTHNYLKLEQSNFDIVNFQDLVRFEEEEILTINHKVNFYAFIFITKGFGKHSIDFTDFEYSKGTILAIRKNQMHKFYLNKEREGFLLCFKEEFLNSYLNEIEVASAIQMFNELLVSPKTQLIDADFGGIFQLVKGIEKEVLEINDMYSFKLIRSLLHILITLIYRLKSKEHNHITQSKYLKEFIRFQNMLEEDYYKTRKVYDYATNLGFSTKKLNTVVRFIANKPAKEFIDETVIIKVKRLLLEYDLSIKEIAFKVGYKDPTNLYKYFKKHTKSTPEEFRKQFIN
- a CDS encoding 3-oxoacyl-ACP synthase, which gives rise to MNIKEELFKQCEIFVNKRAQTVTEIISSNQKALNSETKSSAGDKHETGRAMLQLEMEKASQQLSGIQEMKEILSKINISKKSTIAHLGSIIETDSVNYFLSISAGQLTVNGKVYFAVSVSSPIGKLLLGKTLGNELVFNKIKKIIRNIN
- a CDS encoding FAD-binding oxidoreductase; protein product: MNYSYWELKEWFTNIDFTIVGSGIVGLNCALELKKIHPKAKILILEKGMLPQGASTKNAGFACFGSLSEIIDDLNTHSEEEVFNLVDKRWKGLQLLRKNLGDKNIDYQQNKGFELCKDLSFFEECVSKKTKINQLLKPIFKEDVFLVVPDKFGFKKVVSNHFVNSFEGQINTGKMVVSLIGKVQKLGVKILYNISVENFVELGNKVEVKTDKITFKTSKLFIATNGFANQLLNINVKPARAQVLITKPITNLHIKGTFHLENGYYYFRNIDHRILFGGGRNLDFKSEETTKFGETAIIQNQLEKILKETILPNTNFEIEHRWSGIMGVGFKNFSGQKKAIVKQVSENVFCGVRLGGMGIAIGSIVGKDLADLV
- the dinB gene encoding DNA polymerase IV; the protein is MELQPPFRKIIHVDMDAFYASVAQLDNPELVGKAIAVGGNEIRGVISAASYEARKFGVKSAMSGVLAKQKCPHLIFVKTDFARYKEISAKIRAIFFDYTDLVEPLSLDEAYLDVTENKKGNPSANDIAREIRQRIFDEIGLRASAGISINKFIAKVASDINKPNGQKTVHPNEVLQFLEELPVNKFYGVGKVTAAKMYNLGIFIGNDLKKKTLEELVKLFGKSGVHYYNIVRGVHNSKVKPNRIRKSVAAERTFEENISSEIFMLEKLEKIADELERRMKKSDTKGKTITLKIKYSDFTQQTRSKTTAKFMQKKSEFFPVVKELLYQDEIVNSVRLLGLSFGNLNTILKEPVWVQLQFEFNKI
- a CDS encoding PadR family transcriptional regulator; translated protein: MGNQKLYKGSLQTIILKLLETNDKMYGYEITQKVKELTKGELQITEGALYPALHKLEADGLLDVEVAKVGNRLRKYYKLTESGTKETANKLEEMQEFLKTMQHLVNPKFSLE